A single genomic interval of Litoreibacter ponti harbors:
- the purH gene encoding bifunctional phosphoribosylaminoimidazolecarboxamide formyltransferase/IMP cyclohydrolase, whose product MTDLVPVRRALISVSDKTGLIDFARALIGHGVELLSTGGTASAIRDAGLAVKDVSEVTGFPEMMDGRVKTLHPIVHGGLLALRDDDGHVAAMTEHGIGAIDLLVVNLYPFEETVAKGADYATCIENIDIGGPAMLRSAAKNHKFVNVVTDVQDYEPVLAELNSNDGATSYAFRQRLALTAYSRTAAYDTAVSSWMAEALGETPRRKSFAGTLAQTLRYGENPHQQAAFYTDGSARPGVATAQQHQGKELSYNNINDTDAAFELVAEFDPKDGPAVAIIKHANPCGVARGATVAEAYKKAFECDQTSAFGGIIAVNQPLDAATAEEISGIFTEVVIAPGADDAARAIFAKKKNLRLLTTDGLPDPVTAALTVRQVSGGLLVQDKDNGRITENELKLVTKRSPTDQEMADMLFAWRVAKHVKSNAIVYVKDGATVGIGAGQMSRVDSSRIAARKAVDVQELLGLPEPRTIGSAVASDAFFPFADGLQAAAEAGATALIQPGGSMRDDEVIAAADELGLAMVFTGMRHFRH is encoded by the coding sequence ATGACCGATCTCGTCCCCGTGCGCCGCGCGCTTATTTCCGTGTCCGACAAAACCGGCCTGATCGATTTCGCCCGCGCGCTGATCGGCCACGGTGTTGAGCTGCTCTCGACCGGGGGGACGGCCTCTGCGATCCGCGATGCGGGTCTCGCAGTCAAGGATGTGTCGGAGGTGACAGGCTTCCCCGAGATGATGGATGGCCGTGTGAAGACGCTGCATCCGATCGTCCACGGCGGCCTTCTGGCCCTGCGCGATGATGACGGCCATGTGGCGGCGATGACAGAGCACGGGATCGGCGCGATCGACCTGCTGGTGGTCAACCTCTACCCGTTCGAGGAAACTGTCGCCAAAGGCGCGGATTACGCGACATGTATCGAGAATATCGACATCGGCGGCCCCGCGATGCTGCGGTCCGCTGCGAAGAACCACAAATTCGTCAACGTCGTGACGGACGTGCAGGACTACGAGCCCGTCTTGGCGGAGCTTAATTCAAATGACGGCGCAACCAGCTACGCGTTCCGCCAGCGCCTTGCATTAACCGCCTATTCGCGCACGGCGGCTTACGACACGGCGGTGTCGTCGTGGATGGCAGAGGCGCTGGGCGAGACGCCGCGCCGCAAGTCCTTTGCGGGCACGTTGGCTCAGACCCTGCGCTACGGCGAGAACCCGCATCAGCAGGCGGCGTTCTACACCGACGGCTCCGCCCGCCCCGGGGTCGCCACCGCGCAGCAGCATCAGGGCAAGGAGCTGTCATACAACAACATCAACGACACCGATGCCGCGTTCGAGCTGGTCGCCGAATTCGACCCGAAAGACGGCCCTGCGGTCGCGATCATCAAGCACGCCAACCCCTGCGGCGTAGCGCGCGGCGCGACGGTGGCCGAGGCCTACAAAAAGGCGTTTGAATGCGACCAGACCTCGGCCTTCGGCGGGATCATCGCGGTGAACCAGCCGCTCGACGCCGCGACAGCGGAGGAGATCAGCGGCATCTTCACCGAGGTCGTTATCGCCCCCGGCGCCGATGACGCCGCCCGCGCGATCTTTGCCAAGAAGAAGAACCTGCGCCTGTTGACCACTGATGGCCTGCCCGACCCGGTGACTGCGGCCCTGACCGTGCGCCAGGTCTCCGGCGGCCTGTTGGTGCAGGACAAGGACAATGGCCGCATCACCGAAAACGAGCTGAAGCTCGTGACCAAGCGGTCGCCCACCGATCAGGAAATGGCCGATATGCTGTTTGCGTGGCGGGTCGCCAAGCATGTGAAATCCAACGCCATCGTCTACGTCAAGGACGGCGCGACCGTCGGTATCGGCGCGGGGCAGATGAGCCGGGTGGACAGCTCGCGCATCGCTGCGCGCAAGGCGGTCGACGTGCAGGAGCTTCTGGGCCTGCCAGAGCCGCGCACGATTGGCTCCGCCGTGGCCTCTGATGCGTTCTTCCCCTTTGCGGACGGTTTGCAAGCGGCGGCGGAAGCGGGTGCGACCGCGCTGATCCAACCCGGCGGCTCGATGCGTGATGACGAAGTGATCGCCGCCGCCGACGAGCTGGGCCTTGCCATGGTCTTCACCGGCATGCGCCACTTCCGGCACTGA
- a CDS encoding heparinase II/III family protein, with protein sequence MSIEAKAVATPLVERNMTLMDRVHARLAAMGAQATSFVSQPEPRTIGSYARGKQLAVGNFQFGGHLVQAGARSLWDITPPDAMYEAELNGFTWLDDLASVGDRRSRQLAQAWVHEWIALYGSGRGNGWSPDLTGRRLIRWINHAVFLMNGQPPEANDRYFKSLAHQANYLGRRWSVASRGLPRFEALTGLLYAGLSLGGMERFVVPATNALARECADQIDAEGGIPTRNPEELLEVFTLLTWAAAALQETGHEPLPSHTEAIARIAPTLRALRHADGALARFHGGGRGPEGRLDHALASSGVKASPRDGLAMGYARLSGGRSSVVVDASAPPARNASQAAHASTLAFELTSGRRPVIVNCGSGAPFGAEWRRAGRATPSHSTLSIDGVSSAKLTQQAGFELLTSAPRTVTARKESVEDATELVASHDAYIRDFGLTHVRKIEVSLDGRRVTGEDTLAALSETDRVQFEKHMDAVSLQGVPYTLRFHLHPEVDAELDMGGTAVSLALKSGEIWVFRTSQGVKMTVEPSVYLEKGRLKPRAAKQIVLSSRVMEYASQVSWSLAKAQDTPSYLRDVDEELELALK encoded by the coding sequence ATGAGCATTGAGGCCAAGGCAGTCGCCACCCCACTGGTGGAGCGAAATATGACGTTGATGGACCGGGTGCACGCGCGCCTCGCAGCGATGGGGGCGCAAGCGACGAGCTTCGTGTCGCAGCCAGAGCCGCGCACGATCGGCTCCTATGCGCGCGGCAAGCAGCTTGCGGTCGGCAATTTTCAGTTTGGCGGGCATCTGGTGCAGGCGGGCGCACGCTCGCTGTGGGACATCACGCCGCCAGACGCGATGTACGAGGCGGAGCTGAACGGGTTCACATGGCTCGATGATCTGGCATCGGTCGGGGATCGCCGCTCTCGCCAGTTGGCGCAGGCCTGGGTGCATGAGTGGATCGCGCTCTACGGCAGCGGGCGTGGCAACGGGTGGTCGCCGGATCTGACCGGGCGCAGGCTGATCCGGTGGATCAACCACGCTGTCTTCTTGATGAACGGCCAACCGCCCGAGGCCAATGACCGGTACTTCAAATCGCTTGCGCATCAGGCGAATTATCTGGGGCGCAGATGGTCTGTCGCCTCCCGCGGATTGCCGCGGTTTGAGGCGTTGACAGGTTTGCTTTATGCCGGGCTGAGCCTTGGCGGGATGGAGCGCTTCGTGGTGCCCGCGACGAATGCGCTGGCCCGCGAATGCGCCGACCAGATCGACGCGGAAGGCGGTATTCCGACCCGCAACCCCGAAGAGCTTTTGGAGGTCTTTACCCTGCTGACCTGGGCCGCCGCCGCCCTGCAGGAGACAGGCCATGAGCCGCTCCCTTCTCACACAGAGGCGATTGCGCGGATCGCGCCGACCCTGCGCGCGTTGCGCCACGCTGACGGCGCGCTGGCGCGGTTCCATGGCGGTGGGCGTGGGCCGGAGGGACGCCTTGATCACGCCCTGGCAAGCAGCGGTGTAAAGGCCAGCCCGCGCGACGGACTTGCGATGGGATATGCGCGCCTGTCAGGAGGGCGAAGTTCTGTCGTGGTCGACGCAAGCGCGCCGCCCGCGCGCAACGCGTCGCAAGCTGCCCATGCCAGCACATTGGCCTTTGAGCTGACATCGGGCCGCCGCCCGGTGATCGTCAATTGCGGCTCCGGCGCGCCCTTTGGGGCCGAATGGCGCCGCGCGGGGCGGGCGACGCCGTCCCACAGCACCCTGTCCATCGACGGTGTTTCATCTGCCAAGTTGACCCAACAGGCCGGGTTCGAGCTGCTGACCAGCGCGCCGCGGACCGTCACCGCCCGGAAAGAAAGCGTCGAGGACGCAACCGAGCTTGTCGCAAGCCACGATGCCTATATCCGCGACTTCGGTCTGACCCATGTGCGCAAGATCGAGGTCAGCCTCGACGGGCGCCGGGTGACGGGCGAGGACACGCTTGCCGCTTTGTCAGAGACAGACCGGGTTCAATTCGAAAAGCACATGGACGCGGTGTCGCTGCAAGGCGTGCCCTACACGCTTCGCTTCCATCTGCATCCGGAGGTCGACGCAGAGCTCGACATGGGCGGCACGGCGGTCTCACTGGCGCTGAAAAGCGGCGAGATCTGGGTGTTCCGCACGTCCCAAGGCGTCAAAATGACAGTTGAGCCGAGCGTTTATCTGGAAAAAGGACGTCTGAAGCCACGTGCGGCCAAACAGATCGTTTTATCCTCCCGCGTGATGGAGTATGCGAGCCAGGTCAGCTGGTCCTTGGCCAAGGCGCAGGATACGCCGTCCTACTTGCGCGATGTGGATGAGGAGCTTGAGCTGGCGTTGAAGTAA
- a CDS encoding RsmB/NOP family class I SAM-dependent RNA methyltransferase — protein MVRPHSPPPTGLPARQAAVMLMRGVLEEKEQLSTLLGAGLLDRLEPADRARAQRLAVTTLRELGRADTVISQFVDKMPPAKAINVLRLAVVELCVEGAAAHGVVDSAVNLMKRSGNSPRMAGLANAVLRKVATEGPQMWPDLPPSKLPKWLRPRIVHLLDEEQTQAIEAAHQAGAPLDLTLRDEAKTTEWAGRLGAEVLPTGSLRIARNVQVSELDGYEEGAWWVQDAAAAIAAQMLGASKGERVLDMCAAPGGKTMQLAATGAEVVALDVSSERMARVEQNLSRTGMVADLVIEDALNFDAPPFDAILLDAPCSATGTIRRHPDLPFVKNGSAMAELCALQSDMIDAAVSLLKPGGRLVYCTCSLLFDEGERQAKTAMERHGLVEIETRPTGVPSEWRSRVGGLRITPNLWPERGGLDGFFMIALRKPE, from the coding sequence ATGGTGCGACCCCATAGCCCGCCCCCCACGGGCCTGCCTGCCCGGCAGGCGGCCGTTATGCTGATGCGCGGGGTGCTCGAGGAGAAAGAGCAACTTTCGACACTGCTGGGCGCAGGCCTGCTTGACCGGCTGGAGCCCGCGGATCGTGCGCGGGCGCAGCGGCTGGCGGTCACCACCCTGCGGGAGCTCGGGCGCGCCGATACTGTGATCTCGCAATTCGTGGACAAGATGCCGCCAGCAAAGGCGATCAACGTTCTGCGCCTCGCCGTCGTCGAGCTCTGCGTCGAGGGGGCGGCGGCCCATGGTGTCGTCGACAGTGCTGTGAACCTGATGAAGCGCTCCGGCAACTCGCCCCGCATGGCTGGTCTGGCCAACGCCGTGCTGCGCAAGGTCGCGACCGAAGGGCCGCAGATGTGGCCTGATCTGCCCCCGTCAAAACTGCCCAAATGGCTGCGGCCCCGGATCGTGCATCTGCTTGATGAAGAGCAGACACAGGCCATCGAGGCGGCCCATCAGGCCGGTGCGCCGCTGGACCTGACCTTGCGTGACGAGGCCAAGACCACGGAGTGGGCCGGGCGCCTTGGGGCGGAGGTGCTGCCAACGGGCTCGCTCCGCATCGCGCGCAATGTTCAAGTCTCCGAGCTTGATGGCTACGAGGAAGGCGCGTGGTGGGTGCAGGATGCCGCTGCCGCCATCGCCGCCCAAATGCTTGGCGCGTCCAAGGGCGAGCGGGTGCTCGACATGTGCGCCGCACCAGGCGGCAAGACCATGCAGCTTGCAGCGACCGGCGCCGAGGTCGTAGCGCTCGATGTTTCGTCCGAGCGGATGGCGCGGGTCGAGCAGAACCTCTCGCGCACCGGCATGGTGGCTGATCTGGTCATCGAGGATGCGCTGAACTTTGATGCGCCGCCGTTTGACGCGATCCTGCTCGACGCGCCGTGCTCTGCCACTGGCACGATCCGGCGGCACCCCGACTTGCCTTTCGTCAAGAATGGTTCCGCCATGGCCGAACTGTGCGCGTTGCAGTCGGACATGATCGACGCCGCCGTGAGCCTTCTGAAACCCGGCGGGCGGTTGGTCTATTGCACCTGTTCGCTGCTCTTCGACGAAGGCGAGCGTCAGGCCAAGACGGCGATGGAGCGGCATGGCCTCGTCGAGATCGAGACGCGCCCAACCGGCGTGCCCTCGGAATGGCGCAGTCGGGTCGGCGGCTTGCGGATTACCCCGAACCTGTGGCCCGAACGCGGCGGTCTGGACGGCTTCTTCATGATCGCGCTGCGCAAACCGGAATAA
- a CDS encoding DUF1674 domain-containing protein, which produces MDERDDLPPAAQRALAEAAERKKKEKALELPKELGGRDGPEPVRYGDWEKKGIAIDF; this is translated from the coding sequence ATGGACGAGCGCGACGATCTTCCCCCCGCAGCACAGCGCGCGCTGGCCGAAGCCGCCGAGCGCAAGAAAAAAGAAAAAGCGCTTGAGCTTCCAAAAGAGCTGGGCGGACGCGACGGACCGGAACCGGTCCGATACGGCGACTGGGAAAAGAAGGGAATCGCGATCGATTTCTAG
- a CDS encoding dihydrodipicolinate reductase: MSFYRSACIAAAIALPASATAASEGFEKISTKSQFMQVVKGKDLTMLGISVNVSSDGDIGGKAYGRKVDGKWNWKDGYFCRDLFWGEMDLGPNCQEVRVNGDVIRFQSDRGTGRYADLRMR; encoded by the coding sequence ATGTCATTCTATCGCTCCGCCTGCATCGCAGCCGCAATCGCTCTTCCCGCATCTGCAACTGCGGCCTCTGAAGGGTTCGAGAAGATCAGCACCAAGTCCCAATTCATGCAGGTCGTCAAAGGCAAGGACCTGACAATGCTTGGAATTTCGGTAAACGTGTCCTCCGACGGCGATATCGGGGGTAAGGCCTATGGCCGCAAGGTGGACGGCAAATGGAATTGGAAAGACGGCTACTTCTGCCGTGATCTGTTCTGGGGCGAGATGGACCTTGGACCAAATTGCCAAGAGGTCCGGGTCAATGGTGACGTGATCCGGTTTCAGTCTGATCGCGGCACGGGACGGTATGCTGACCTACGGATGCGCTAG
- the dapB gene encoding 4-hydroxy-tetrahydrodipicolinate reductase → MTRIVIMGASGRMGQMLIETINRSDNATLVGATERPGHAWVGRDLGVAMGGVETGVPVVDDARDILAGADAVIDFTSPATTVALADVAAQAGVVHVIGTTGLSEDDIAALEQMPDTAKIVRAGNMSLGVNLLVQLTKKVAAALDEDFDIEIVEAHHRHKVDAPSGTALMLGEAAAEGRGVALKDVKDSGRDGITGARKRGDIGFAALRGGDVVGEHDVIFAADGERIVLRHLATDRAIFARGAVKAAVWAQDKQPGHYNMLDVLGL, encoded by the coding sequence ATGACACGTATCGTCATCATGGGCGCCTCTGGCCGGATGGGCCAGATGCTGATCGAGACCATCAACCGTTCGGACAACGCGACCCTCGTGGGCGCTACCGAGCGGCCCGGTCACGCATGGGTCGGACGGGACCTTGGCGTTGCGATGGGTGGTGTCGAGACAGGTGTGCCCGTAGTCGACGATGCGCGTGATATCCTTGCAGGCGCCGATGCAGTGATCGACTTTACCAGCCCCGCGACAACGGTGGCGCTGGCAGACGTCGCGGCGCAGGCGGGTGTGGTCCATGTGATCGGAACCACCGGGCTGTCGGAGGATGATATCGCAGCCTTGGAGCAGATGCCTGACACGGCCAAAATCGTGCGGGCGGGCAACATGAGCCTTGGCGTGAACCTTCTGGTGCAACTGACCAAGAAAGTCGCCGCCGCGCTGGACGAGGATTTCGATATCGAGATCGTAGAGGCGCATCACCGGCACAAGGTCGACGCGCCGTCCGGCACGGCCCTGATGCTGGGCGAGGCCGCCGCCGAGGGGCGCGGCGTCGCGCTGAAGGACGTCAAGGACAGCGGGCGCGACGGCATCACCGGGGCACGCAAACGCGGGGATATCGGTTTCGCCGCCCTCCGTGGCGGGGATGTAGTGGGCGAGCACGACGTGATTTTTGCGGCCGACGGCGAGCGCATCGTCTTGCGCCATCTCGCGACAGACCGCGCGATCTTTGCGCGCGGCGCGGTGAAAGCGGCGGTCTGGGCGCAAGACAAGCAGCCAGGGCACTACAATATGCTGGACGTGCTGGGGCTTTGA
- the rbfA gene encoding 30S ribosome-binding factor RbfA yields MAKKSNFAGAGPSQRMLRVGELIRRSMAEILARGDVHDPDLNRMSITVSEVRVTPDLKIATAYVLPLGGDQKEDALAALARNKGELRRLITKKIALKHSPDLRFILDDTFDRMDETKRLFSSEAVQRDLAPGLDDEA; encoded by the coding sequence ATGGCAAAGAAATCCAACTTCGCGGGTGCAGGCCCTTCGCAGCGCATGCTGCGCGTCGGCGAGCTGATCCGCCGCTCCATGGCCGAGATCCTGGCGCGCGGGGATGTGCATGACCCTGACCTGAACCGTATGTCGATCACGGTCTCCGAAGTGCGCGTGACGCCCGATCTGAAAATCGCGACCGCTTATGTTCTGCCGCTGGGTGGCGACCAAAAGGAAGATGCGCTGGCGGCACTGGCACGCAACAAGGGCGAACTGCGACGGCTGATCACCAAGAAGATCGCGCTGAAGCACTCACCGGACCTGCGGTTCATCCTCGATGACACGTTCGACCGGATGGATGAGACCAAGCGGCTGTTCTCAAGCGAGGCCGTGCAACGCGACTTGGCCCCAGGCCTTGATGACGAGGCTTAA
- a CDS encoding phosphodiester glycosidase family protein has product MTRLKAAIAALFALIGTAEACRNIDHLGHSYTVCTAEDASSIGLWLDDDRGVIGEFFALEDMLAAQGKELRFAMNAGMYHEDRRAVGLYISEFKQKAPIVTRAGPGNFGLLPNGVFCVSGGKARVIESRAFAANPPKCRIATQSGPMLVINGKLHPRFLPDSTSRKRRNGVGVDRAGRTHFAISNGFVRFHDFATLFRDVLDSPNALFLDGSISRLHAPELGRSDGGSRMGPIIGQVRARD; this is encoded by the coding sequence ATGACGAGGCTTAAGGCCGCAATCGCGGCGCTGTTCGCGCTGATCGGCACGGCGGAGGCCTGCCGCAATATCGACCATCTCGGACATAGCTACACGGTCTGCACGGCGGAGGATGCGTCGTCCATCGGGTTGTGGCTGGACGACGACCGGGGCGTCATCGGCGAGTTCTTCGCGTTGGAGGACATGCTCGCCGCGCAGGGCAAAGAGCTGCGCTTTGCGATGAACGCCGGAATGTACCATGAGGATCGCCGCGCGGTGGGTCTATATATATCGGAGTTCAAGCAGAAGGCCCCGATCGTCACCCGCGCGGGACCGGGCAATTTCGGGCTGCTGCCGAACGGTGTGTTCTGCGTCTCAGGCGGCAAGGCCCGCGTGATCGAAAGCCGCGCCTTTGCTGCCAACCCGCCCAAGTGCCGCATCGCCACGCAATCCGGGCCGATGCTGGTCATCAACGGCAAACTGCATCCAAGGTTTCTACCCGACAGTACCTCGCGAAAGCGGCGCAATGGCGTGGGCGTGGACCGTGCGGGGCGAACCCATTTCGCGATCTCCAATGGGTTTGTGCGGTTCCATGACTTCGCCACGCTCTTTCGCGATGTGCTCGACAGCCCCAATGCGCTGTTTCTCGATGGCTCGATCTCACGGCTGCACGCGCCGGAGTTGGGACGTTCGGATGGCGGCAGCCGGATGGGCCCGATCATCGGGCAGGTGCGCGCGAGGGATTGA
- the truB gene encoding tRNA pseudouridine(55) synthase TruB has protein sequence MARRKKGRDISGWVVIDKPAGITSTNVVGKVRWAFDAKKAGHAGTLDPDATGVLAIALGEATKTVPFVTDAMKAYLFTVRLGQATNTDDAEGEVIAESDARPTDAEIEAALPAFTGDIMQVPPQFSAVKIDGERAYKRARDGEEMEIAARPLFVEELKLVARPDPDHVTLEMTCGKGGYVRSIARDLGEALGCHGHVRELRRIWSGPFDIEDAVTLDEIEAVAKTDGVLDFLGPLEIGLADLPEVPTTEAGAARMRNGNPGIVIATGLEYGDECWASLNGEAVAVGRFKAGELHPARVFVKAIL, from the coding sequence ATGGCACGCCGCAAAAAGGGCCGCGACATTTCCGGATGGGTGGTGATCGACAAGCCTGCCGGGATCACCTCGACCAATGTCGTGGGCAAGGTCCGCTGGGCGTTTGACGCCAAGAAAGCGGGTCACGCGGGCACGCTCGATCCGGATGCGACCGGCGTTCTGGCCATTGCACTAGGCGAAGCGACCAAGACAGTGCCCTTCGTGACGGACGCAATGAAGGCTTACCTTTTCACCGTGCGACTGGGACAAGCCACCAACACCGACGACGCAGAGGGCGAAGTGATCGCCGAAAGCGATGCCCGCCCGACGGATGCCGAGATCGAGGCGGCCCTGCCCGCCTTCACGGGCGACATCATGCAGGTGCCGCCGCAATTCTCCGCGGTGAAGATTGACGGGGAGCGTGCCTACAAACGGGCCCGCGACGGCGAAGAGATGGAGATCGCCGCGCGTCCGCTCTTCGTCGAAGAGCTGAAACTGGTCGCGCGGCCGGATCCGGATCATGTGACGCTGGAAATGACATGTGGCAAGGGCGGATACGTGCGCTCGATCGCGCGTGATCTGGGCGAGGCGCTTGGCTGCCACGGCCATGTGCGTGAGCTGCGGCGCATCTGGTCAGGACCGTTCGATATCGAGGATGCCGTGACGCTCGATGAAATCGAGGCCGTGGCGAAGACCGACGGTGTGCTCGACTTCCTCGGCCCGCTGGAGATCGGGCTGGCCGACCTGCCGGAAGTGCCAACGACAGAAGCGGGCGCGGCCAGGATGCGCAATGGCAATCCGGGCATCGTGATCGCAACCGGGCTTGAATACGGCGATGAATGCTGGGCGTCGCTGAACGGCGAAGCGGTCGCGGTTGGCCGGTTTAAGGCAGGCGAATTGCATCCTGCGAGAGTGTTCGTAAAGGCAATTCTGTAA
- a CDS encoding DUF1643 domain-containing protein, protein MITRTHLKGDAASTAIYSDCERYRYALTRIWDEGGRKVAFVMLNPSTATEVQNDPTVERCERRARALGFGAFRVCNIFAWRDTDPFKMRKAPEPVGPANDDAIVEACGWGDMVVCAWGIHGAHLDRGPDVERLMRATGDPLYHLGLSKAGHPKHPLYISYAQQPELWVA, encoded by the coding sequence ATGATCACGCGCACACATCTCAAGGGCGACGCGGCTTCGACGGCGATCTACTCTGATTGCGAACGCTACCGCTACGCCCTGACCCGCATATGGGACGAAGGCGGCCGCAAGGTCGCCTTTGTGATGTTGAACCCGTCCACCGCGACGGAGGTGCAAAACGACCCCACGGTTGAGCGGTGCGAGCGCCGCGCACGCGCGCTGGGTTTCGGCGCGTTCCGTGTCTGCAACATCTTCGCGTGGCGCGACACCGACCCTTTCAAAATGCGCAAGGCGCCCGAGCCAGTGGGCCCGGCCAACGACGATGCAATCGTAGAGGCCTGTGGCTGGGGCGACATGGTGGTCTGCGCCTGGGGCATCCATGGTGCGCATCTTGATCGCGGGCCAGACGTCGAGCGCCTGATGCGCGCCACGGGCGATCCGCTCTACCATCTGGGTCTCAGCAAGGCCGGGCATCCCAAGCACCCGCTGTATATTTCCTATGCACAGCAGCCGGAGCTGTGGGTCGCATAA
- a CDS encoding alpha/beta fold hydrolase: MAEKSMIPGFAKRRIEVDGVGLSVHIGGSGPALVMLHGYPQNHMCWANIAPSFTQDFTCIIPDLRGYGDSDAPHDDSHDHSTYSKRRMALDLVGILDALEIKRAHVLGHDRGGRVAYRFALDHPERLDRLGIIEIVPTGDFWRAWGADLALKGYHWTFLAQPHPVPERMINADPVAYIDHTLKSWTNAKSLEIFPTAALESYRVQARDPARIHAMCADYRAGAYLDRALDEADREAGRKITAPLRFLWAEGGFPGQTGDPAALWRAWAEVVTDQSCVSGHFVMEENPEAVIDCFGAFFRTV, translated from the coding sequence ATGGCAGAGAAATCCATGATCCCCGGGTTCGCAAAGCGCAGGATCGAGGTGGATGGCGTTGGCCTGTCCGTTCATATCGGTGGGTCCGGCCCCGCGCTTGTGATGCTTCATGGATACCCGCAGAACCACATGTGCTGGGCCAATATCGCGCCGAGCTTTACGCAGGACTTCACCTGCATCATCCCCGATTTGCGGGGCTATGGAGACAGCGATGCGCCGCACGATGACAGCCACGATCACAGCACATACTCCAAGCGGCGCATGGCATTGGATCTGGTGGGCATCCTGGATGCCTTGGAGATCAAGCGCGCCCATGTCCTTGGGCACGATCGCGGCGGGCGCGTGGCTTACCGGTTCGCGCTGGATCACCCCGAGCGACTGGACCGGCTTGGGATCATAGAGATCGTACCGACGGGGGATTTCTGGCGCGCCTGGGGCGCTGATCTGGCCCTGAAAGGCTACCACTGGACCTTCCTCGCACAGCCACATCCCGTGCCAGAGCGGATGATCAATGCCGACCCCGTCGCCTATATTGACCATACGCTTAAGAGCTGGACGAACGCCAAGTCGCTCGAGATATTTCCAACGGCGGCCTTGGAAAGCTACCGTGTGCAGGCCCGCGATCCGGCGCGCATCCACGCGATGTGCGCCGACTACCGCGCCGGGGCGTATTTGGACCGTGCCCTCGACGAGGCAGACCGGGAGGCGGGCCGCAAGATCACGGCGCCTTTGCGGTTCCTCTGGGCGGAGGGCGGATTTCCGGGGCAGACCGGGGACCCCGCCGCCCTGTGGCGAGCCTGGGCCGAGGTTGTGACCGACCAATCCTGCGTCAGTGGGCATTTCGTTATGGAAGAAAACCCCGAAGCAGTGATCGACTGCTTCGGGGCCTTTTTCAGAACCGTCTGA